Sequence from the candidate division WOR-3 bacterium genome:
TACTGTTCTTCTATGCCGGCTCTTTCACATTCGACGCCACTTTGCCACTGGATGAGACGAACCTCGACTTCGACCCTTTTCTGGATGCGGATTGCCCTGACCCCGTACAGGCTATAGACATCAACAATGCCGACACCCCGCACTTCTATATGATGGGCAAGCGCCGGCGATTTTGCCGCCGGGTACCCCATAAGAATTCCCGTGCCCCGGCGTAATACCCGGACCAGGTCGTCGGCAACCAGACGATGACCACGGTCAACAAGGTCAAGGGCACATTCACTTTTTCCGATGCCTGATTCGCCGGTGATGAGCAGTCCCACACCAAAGACATCGACCAGGTCGCCGTGGATGTAAGTTTCTGGTGCCAGTCGGTAGTCAAGAAAGACACTCAAAAGGTGAATGAAAGGTGTGGTATCGAGTGGTGTGCGGATTATCGGCACGCCCAACCGGTTGCCTTCCTGAATCCAGACCTCAGCCACCGGTAATTTTTTGGTGATGATGACCGCGACCGGTTTCAGTTCCAGAAGGGTGCGGACCGCTTGAGCGTACTGCTCTAAGGATAAGTTTTCCAGGTAGGAAAGTTCGGTGCTACCGACAATCTGAATTCGTTCCCGCAGGAATACGCCGGTGTAACCGGCGAGTGCCATTCCGGGTCGGTTGATATCCGGAGTGGAGATGAAGTTGGTCTCCAGCCCATTGTGACCGGCGAGCAGTTCAAGTTGCCAGTCGGCTTTTTTTTCTTCCAGTAAGGTCCCGACCGTAATTTGCTTGGAAGAAATTTCCATTTACCCTTGCGGGTTTGACTTTTCCGGGCGGAATTTGTGTCCAGGTGCCCGTCGCCGCCGGGTGCGGATTTTTCCCAGACGGCGTTCCAGTTGAATTACCAATTTGTCAGCGAGGTCATTTACCGCCTGATAAGAGTCGCTGCCGTGGCCCTTGGCGGTGACGACAAAATGCCCGGTATGAACTTTGCCCTCGGCGACCTCATATGCCCGGTCCGGAAAGAGAACTACCTCACTTTTCAAAATCTGATGGTCAAACTTTCCCAGTTTTTCTAACTTCTTGGTTACATATTCACGGAGATGAGGGGTAATTTCGAGATGACGCGCGGTGAGTGTAATCTGCATTTTTCCTCCTTTGTATATAATAATAGCCTTTTAATTTCTGCAGTCAAGAAAGGTTAAGCAGGGCGCGGCAATTTTTGCTTGGGCGGCTAAAAATCGGGGATGGGTTCGAAGATGGCAAGGTAGTGAAAGGGGTTGAGTCGCTGGTGGTGGCAGAGGGCGAAGCCAGCACTTCGGGTTAGTTTTTTCAATTGTGTTTGTGAGATTCTTTCACGGATAGGGGGTCCCGGAGGAGGTTTTACTTTTTCCCATTCAACAACAACCAGAACGCCTTCGGGTTTTAGCAGGCGCCGCGCTTCGAGAAGCGCAGCAGTTTTGTTACCGACTTCGTGGAGAACGAGTACCATCAAAATGCGATCGGCGATTGCAGCAGGCAGGGGGATTTTTTCAGCTCGTGCTTGAAGGAGCTGAACATTTCCGGTGTTTGGGGGAAGTTTGCGTTCAAGGTCTTTAAGCATCTCCGATTCGATATCGACGGCGATGATTGTACCCTTTTTGCCCAATTTTTTCAGCGCCGGTAAGGTGATGTAGCCGGTACCGGCGCCAATGTCAAGCAGGGTTAAGCCGGGTTTTAAGTTGAGCGCCTTTATTACCGGTTGGGGTGGGAGGCGTTTTTGCCGTTCCGAGCTGAAGAGCGCAGCGCGGTTTTTCGGGTCAAACCGATGAGGCACAGTGGTAGTTATAATTGAACGACGAAGCACCGGATAAACAACAAAAATGGTTGTTGCGTAACATCAGGCGACGCCCGCGGCAATGAGGGCGGCACGGACAATTAAGTCAGCGGGCACGGTTTCGTAAGAAGTCTCATCGACTTCAATCGTTCGGCATTGAGCCGGCCCGCACACATCGCAACAGGGGCTTTGTCCGGTATGCGCCGCAAGGTACTCCTCAATCGGGCGGTCGTTAAGCAGAACGAGGTTTGATGACAATGGTGCTTTATCAAATTGTTCTTTGGAGAGCGGTTTCTTTTCGACAACGATTTTCCAGCCGAGCGGTGCCAGTTTTTCTTCTAATACTGCAACCGCCTTATCCAGTTCCCTTTCCGTATCATTACACCGCGGACAGGTGCGGTCTTCAATTAAGAGCCTTTGCCAGGTGATTTTCAGAACCTTTTGCATTGCGCTGATAAGTTTAGTGTGGGGTGAAGTGAAATCAAGTTTTAAATCTACAGGCTTGATTCACCGCCCGGGCGGTGTATGATTACCAATATGGCGATAACGGTTGTAGCGATTGGTGGTAATTCTCTTATCCGGAATAAGGAGCGGAGTTCGTTTGCGGACCAGATGGCAACATTGCAGAGCAGTTGTCGTCCGATTGCCGAAATGGTACGTGCGGGTGAGCGGGTTTTGATTACCCATGGCAATGGTCCGCAGGTTGGATTTGTGCTGTTGCGTTCGCACCTGGCGCGAATGCGGGTCCCGGAGATTCCGCTCGATGCCGCAAATGCTCAGACCCAGGCGGAAATTGGTTATATGATTCAACAGGTTCTGGACAATGAGTTCCGGCAGATGGGTATTAAGCGGCGCGTGGTAACGGTTGTCACCCAGGTGATAGTGGATAGAAATGACCCGGCGTTTTCGGTGCCGTCCAAGCCGGTGGGACCATTTTACACCCGGGAGGAGGCGGTACGCTTGCAGCGGGAACTGGGCTGGGTATTAAAGGAGGATGCCGGTCGTGGGTTCCGGCGATTTGTGCCGTCGCCGATACCTCAGGCGATTGTTGAGATTGAGGAGATAAAACGGCTGGTTGAGGCGGGCGCAGTGGTCGTTGCCTGTGGTGGTGGGGGGATACCGGTGGTTGAAGAAAACGGTAAATTGAAGGGTGTGGCAGCGGTAATTGACAAAGACCTGGCATCGGCACTTCTTGGTAATCTTGTTGGCGCAGAACGGCTGATAATCTCCACCGCGGTGGAACAGGTGTATCTCCATTATGGCTTACCTGATGCCCAGCCATTGACAAGGGTAACAGCAGCGGAAATGGAAAGTTATTTAGGTGCCGGGCATTTTCCCGAGGGCAGTATGGGACCAAAGGTGAGCGCCGGACTTAAGTTTCTGGAGCGGGGAGGGAAAGTGGTTTTTATTACCGACCCGGAGCATATTCTCGCAGCGGTCGCGGGAAAAGCCGGGACAACGATTGTGCCGTAAGATGAGCGGTCTTACCGTACTGGTTTACCTTTTGTTTTCCCAGACGATGATGCTTATTCCGATGGATTTGACCCAGAGTGACCATCTGAAAGCGTATGGGGTTGCCTATCGTTTGCTGACAAGGGGTGTGCGGGTTGAGTGGCTTTTGAACTATCGCGGCGGGTCCTTTTTATTTCCGGAAGATGGACAGGCAATAAAGGAGTGCCGTTGGAACGGGGTCTTCTTTGAGGAGGTGACACCTGCGCAGCTGGTGATGATTCGCTCGACAATAGAAGCGAACAATATGGCTTCGGTTGTTCTGGAGCGGCCGACCAAGATTGCAATTTATGCACCGCCGACCGCAGACCCGTGGGACGATGCGGTGCGGCTGGCTCTGGACTACGCCGGGATTCCTTACGATGTGGTATGGGATAAAGAGGTTCTTGCCGGAAAACTTGCCCAGTATGACTGGCTACACCTGCATCACGAGGATTTTACCGGTCAGTTTGGTAAGTTTTACGCTTCGTACCGACAGGAAAAGTGGTATCAGGAGGAAGTGGCGCTTAACATAAAGACCGCCCGCGAACTCGGGTATCAGAAGGTAAGTAAGTTGAAACTGGCGGTTGTTGAGGCGATTAGAAAGTATGTTGCCGAAGGTGGAATGCTGTTTGCGATGTGTTCGGCAACCGATACCCCGGATATTGCCTGGGCGGCACGAAACACCGATATCTGCGATGCGGTGTTTGACGGTGACCCGGCCGACCCCAGCTGCAATCAAAAACTGAATTATGAGGGGTGTTTTGCCTTTGAGAATTTTAAGGTTATCACCGACCCCTGGGTTTACGAACATTCTGATATCGACACTTATCAAGAGGCAACGGCGCGGGGTCCAGAGGTTTACTTTACCCTTTTTGACTTTTCCGCCAAGTACGACCCAGTACCGACGATGCTGGTGCAGAACCATGTTGGACTGGTCAAGGAGTTTTTAGGTCAGAATTGTGGGTTCCGGCGCACCTTGCTGAAGAAAAATGTGGTAATTATGGGTGAGGTGACAAACACTGAGGAGGCGAAGTATATTCACGGACAGTTTGGAAAGGGGACAGTTACTTTTCTGGGCGGACACGACCCAGAGGATTATGCGCATCGAATTGGAGACCCTCCTACCGACCTCTCTTTATACAAAAATTCACCCGGGTATCGGCTGATTCTCAACAATGTGCTTTTCCCGGCAGCAGAGAAGAAACCGCTCAAAACATAGGCGATGAACTCAATTTCGGACTGTTTTGATTGCGGCTTGAGACAGTGCGAACGGATTGTCCATTTGTGCGGGGGAAATGATGAGGTAATTCAGAGATTAAAGGAGCGGCTCGAGAGGTTGCGAGGTCAACTTGAGTTAAGACAACCACCCAGCACCTACACATCCAAGATGCTGATTGCCGCGATGGAGTTTTTGGGTAATAAGGACCCGTTTTGGCAGATGCGGCAGGAGCAGAACGAGAAGAGCCGGGAATGGGCGGAGCGCTGTGATGCGGAACTGGAACGAAAAGAAGAGCCGTTGAAGGCGGCACTGGTGTGCGCTGCGGCGGGCAATGTGATTGATGTTGGACCAAGACACCGGTTTGACTTTGCGGCGACTCTGGCGCGGGCGCGTTTGGCGCACGATGATACCGCTCGGCTGCAGGAAAAGTTGAAGAAGGCACGGCGACTGGTTTACATCCTTGACAACGCCGGGGAGGCGCTGTTTGACCAACTGGTACTCAAGCGGCTGGCGGTGCCGGAGGTGACGATTGTTGCCCGGTCCACACCGATTCTCAACGATGTGACCGTTGACGAGGCGCGGCAACTGGGTTTTGAACAGCTGGGGCGGGTGATTGGTACCGGTTCGGCTTATCTCGGCGTTGACCTCAATACCGTTTCCGATGAGTTTCGTGAGGTTTACTACGATGCCGATGTGGTGATTGCCAAGGGGCATGCAAACTTTGAGTCTCTGGTTGACGATGGCCGGGATGGGTTTTACCTGCTGACCGCTAAGTGTGAACTGGTAGCGGGTCGGCTGGGCGTGAATCTGGGGGATTCGGTTCTTTACTATTCTAAGGGGAGAGGTTGATATGTGTCTGGCGATACCGACGAAGATTGTGGCGATTGAAGGCGAAAGGGCGATTGGTGAGGTTGGTGGGGTGCAGCGGGAGATTTCAATTGTGATGACGCCCGGGGTGAAGGTGGGCGATTATGTGATTGTTCACGCCGGGTTTGCGATTCAGGTGCTGGACAAAACCGCGGCGGAAGAAACAAGGGCGATTTTTGAGCAGATGGCGCAACGGGTGAGCGAGCAGCAGCGGCAGGCGCGGCAACGCCGCTAACAGACCGGTTCAATTAATGGTTCACCACCTTCGGTTTGTGCCTGGGCGCTCTGGGTAATCAATCTTGCGGCATCTGCGGCGGTGGGTGCGGAAAGCGCCAGTTTGCGCACCGGTTCGAGGTGCAGCGCTCGGGCAAGGGTGGCAAGAATCTGAAGATAGACCGAGTACATCGAAGGCGGCGAAATTAGTGCGACGACGAGGTTGACCGGTTCGTTGTCACGGGCGTGCCAGTCAATCGGAGTGGTGAGACGAACCACCACCACAACAATTCGGTCGAGTGAAGCAGGGGCAGAGTGGGGCAGAGCAACCCCATGGCCCACACCGGTTGAGCACAGTTCCTCTCTTTTTCGGAATCCTTCAATTACTTCATCGTGGTCCTGGGTGATGCCGGCTTCGAGCAGGCGGTCGGCAACAAGGTCGAACAGTTGCTCTTGCGAACCAACCGGCGGGGCATCAAACGCCAGTTCGGGCAGGACAAAGTCGGCGAGGTTCATCATAAGCACGCAAAGAAGTCTATTATCTTATTGATAATGACATCCTGTTCGGCATCTGTCAAGTTATGTCGGATGGGCAGGCAGACGATTTCATCACTTGCCTTTTCCGCGACCGGAAACGACTGGTTGTTAAATAAGGAGACAAATCCGGGTTGAAGGTGGATTGGTTTGGGGTAGTAAATCATTGTTTCAATACCATTAGCGAAAAGAAAGTCACGGAGTTTGTCGCGCTGTGGGGTAAGCAAAGCAAACTGGTGATAGTTGACCGTGCTGTCCGGGACGGACTGGACGATGCGAACATATTGATTGAGTGCAGTGGAGTAGCGGTGGGCAAGTTGTCGGCGCCGGGCAAGCCACTTTTCGAGATGGTTAAGTTTTAAAAGGAGAAATGCCGCCTGGAGTTCGTCAAGCCGGGCTGAGGTTGGGCAGGAAATCGGTAATGCGACACTGGCGATGGCGCCACCGTTGCCGAGCGCGCCAAGGTTTTTGGTCGGGTAAAAACTGAAGGTGGCGACGGTGCCAAATGAGCCCAGTTTTCTTTCTTGATAGGTTGAGCCGAGCGCTTGGGCGGCGTCTTCAACTAAAAAGATGCCTTTTTGCTGGCAGATGGTGATGAATCGGTCAAGGGCGGGACAGTTACCAAACAGATGTACCAGGACAATTGCTTTGGTTCGAAAGGAGATTTTTTCTTCAACTGCCAAAGGAGAAAGACAGAGGGTTTCGGGTTCGATGTCGGCAAGTACGGGCACGGCACCGGTCCGCAAAATCGCCTCTACCGTAGCGGGAAAGGTGAACGGAGTGGTAATGACTTCGTCGCCCGGACCGATGCCCAGCGCCTTCATTCCGTAAAACAGAGCATCGGTGCCGCTTTTGAGCCCGATAACTTGCGGTACCCCGAGGTAAAGGGCAAGGGTCTGCTCGAACTTTTTGAGTTCATCGCCCAGAACAAATCTGCCCGAATCGATGATGCGACTCAGCGCCTTTTCAAACTCGGGCTTGAACTCAATGTTTTCTGACCTCAGGTCATAGAACGGGATGCGGCAGGAGTTCATCTTAAGAAATGTTAACCGGGAAAGAAGCCGAGGCAAATCAGGGAAAGCGTTGCGGCGGCTTTATGTTTTATTTTCCGGGTTCTCTGCCGGCTTTTGCGTTGCCTGAAGATAGGCAAGGCGCAGCTGATACAGGAGATCATTTAGCAGTTCGGTTTCTTCTGTTGAGCGGTTGCCTTCGGTTTTGGTTTTGAGCATCTCAAGGGTGTCAATGGTGTGACGGGCTAATGGTAAGTTGAGTTCGGTTTTGGTGCTTTCTCCGGTCAAGGGCCGGCCCAGATAGTGCAGGGCGGTGGCAGCAATGCTCAAAATCAGGGCTGAGAGCGTGGCGGGAATTTCTTCCGGAGTTTGATTCTGGGAATTTTCGTTACTCATTGTGGAGCAGGGTTTTGATATGGGTGATTTTGCCGTTACTGAGGTAAATCCGGGGCACACGCGGGCTGACCCGGCAGATGATTTCATAGGGGATGGTGCCGGCAAGGAGCGCCAGTTCGTTGGCGCAGATTTTTTTGCCGTCCGCGGCGCCGAGGAGTGTTACCGTGTCACCCAGTTTTGCCTCGGGGATGTCGGTGACATCAAGCATTGTCAGGTCCATTGACACATTGCCGACAACCGGCGCCTTTTTACCGTGCACCAGGCAGTAACCTTTGTTGGTTAAAGAGTGGGGATAGCCATCACCATAGCCAACCGAGATGACGGCGATGCGAGAGGGTCGTGTAGTGAAGTAGGTGCGTTCGTAACTGACCGATGTGCCGGCGGGGAAGTGGCGCAGGTTGACGATGCGGGAGCGCAAAGTCATTACCGGCTTCAGGTCAAGGGGAGCCCGGCGGTGGCCAAAATGGTAACTCAATGGCATTATGCCGTAGAGCACAAGTCCGGGACGGACCATATCAAGGTGGGCTTCGGGAATGTTAAGGCAGCCGGCTGAGTTTGCGGCATGGCGCAAAAAACCGGTGATACCCTTTTCGGCAAGTTGCTCAAGGAGCCGGTTGTAGGATTTAACCTGGTGTTGGGTGAAAAAGATGTCGGTGTCCGCAGCGGGAAAATGGGTGAAGACGCCGGTAAGTTTGACTCCTGGTAACTGGACAACCTTGATGATAAAGTCAAGTGCCTCGTCGACGCTAACCCCGGTTCTGCCCATACCGGTGTCCACTTCAATGTGCACTGGGATAACGGTGTTATGGGTAATTGCCTGTTCGGATAGAGCCTGGGCAAATGATAACTCGGTTACGGTTGGGGTCAGGCGGTGCGCAATGAGTTCGGGAATACCTTCTTTCGGAACCGGGGACAGGACGAGGATGGGAGTTTCTTTTACGCCCGCAAGCCGGCAGGAAACCCCTTCTTCAATGCTGGCAACACCGTAGGCATCAACCAGGTGGTAACTGGCTCGGGCAATTTCGCGCAAGCCATGACCATAGGCGTCGGCTTTGATGGCAAAGAGCAGCTGGCGGTTGCCAATCTGCTGCCGTACTTCGAGGATGTTGTGTTTTAAGGCGTCAAGGTCAATCTCTGCCCAGACTCTGCCGAAGTGATTCTCCATCGGTAATGATATATTAAATAAAAATGTTGTAAGGTCAAGGATGCATGAGGAACAACAGGCGAAACCGGAGATTGTACTTTAAAGTATAATGCCCAACACGCGGGTGTTTTTGTCTAACACCTTAATATTACAAGAGTTAAACTGTTGAAACCCAATTTTCCATACCCAACCCCGGGGTAGTTTCGGGGATGGTAAGGGAAATTGTGTTTTTCGCGGTCCGGTGGGCATTTTTTTGACCAGTTTCCGATTTTTATTGTCAGTTAGTGGTCGGTCGGGAAGCAGTTTCAATGTGGGTGTTCTTGACTAATAGCGATAAGGAGACTACACTATACAAAATTACGGAGTTGTAAGATTATGGTACAGAGAAATTCAGTTGACAGTATGCGTCTGGTTTTATTGGGTCCGCCCGGTTCTGGTAAGGGAACCCAGGCGGAGTTGCTGGCAAGCCGGCTGGGTTTTGTCCACTATTCAACCGGTGAGGTTTTCCGCGAGCAAATCAGCCGCCGGACTCCATTAGGTTTAAAGGTGGAAAGTTATGTGGTTTCGGGCGGGCTGGTGCCGGATGAGATTGTACTTGAGGTGGTGGAGCAGTTTATTCGCGACCACACCGGCAAGCCAGTTGTGTTTGACGGGTTTCCCCGAACGATTCCTCAGGCACAGGGGCTTGATGCGCTTTTAGGTCGGATGGGGTTGGAGCTTTCGCTCGTCGTCCTGGTGGATTTGAGCGATGATGAGGTGGTACGGCGACTTTCGAGCCGGAGGCAGTGCAAGGTGTGCGGCAAGATTTACAACCTGACCTTCAGTCCTCCTAAAAAGGAAGGGGTTTGCGATGAGTGCGGGGGCGAACTTTATCAACGGGATGACGACCGGGAGGAGACGATTCGGGCGCGCCTGCGGATTTACAAGGAGCAAACCAGCCCCTTGATTGACTATTATGAAAAACAGGGGAAACTGATTCGGCTTGATGGCGCCCTGGGCCGGGACCGGGTGTTTGAGCGCTTGAGCGCCCTTGTTAACGCAACGAGATGATGGATGGCGCTTTACATAAAAAGCCCGGTCGAGGTGGAGGGAATCAGGCAGGCAGGGAAAATTGCCGCGGAACTGCTCAGGCTTCTGGAAGGTCAGGTGGCACCGGGGGTCAGTTTGAAGGAGCTGGAAGATTTTTGTGCCCGGTTTATCAGAGAAGCGGGAGCGGTTCCGACCTTTTTAGGTTATCAAGGGTTTCCAGCCGCGGTGTGTATCAGTGTGAATGAGGAGGTGGTGCACGGAATTCCGGACCATCGGGTGCTCCAGGAGGGTGATGTTGTGAAGGTGGATGTTGGTGTAACAAAGAAGGGGTTTATTGCGGATGCGGCACGTACCTATCAGGTGGGCAGGGTTGCGGCTGAAGTGGCGCGGCTGGTCGAGAAGACCGAAGAGGCGTTTTACCAGGGTTTGAAGTTTGCGCGTGCCGGCTATCGGGTTGGTGACATCAGCGCCGCAATTCAGAGGTTTGTTGAAGAACAGGGGTTTTCGGTAGTGCGGGAGTTGCATGGGCACGGGGTGGGAATTGAACTTCATGAGGAACCAACCGTGCCCAATTTCGGCACGCCGGGAAAGGGCCGGGAGCTGGTGAAGGGGATGACAATTGCGATTGAGCCGATGGTGAATATGGGTTCGCCCAAGGTGAAGACACGGGCTAATGGCTGGACCGTGGTTGCGGCGGATGGGAAACCGTCAGCCCATTACGAAAATACTGTGCTCATCACCGATGGTGAGCCCGAGATATTGACCGTTTGAAAGAGGCAAAACCGGAGGTGTATGGCTAAAAAGGATGTAATTCAGTTAGAAGGGGTGGTGACCGAATCGTTGCCCAATGCCACCTTTCGGGTGCAGCTGGACAACGGTCATCTGGTCCTTGCCCACATTTCGGGTAAGATGCGGATGAACTGGATTAGAATTCTGCCAGGGGACCGGGTTACGGTGGAACTTTCACCTTATGACCTTACCCGGGGACGGATAGTTTACCGGTTTAAGTAGCGCATAATATAAGAAAGGGGTTTATTATGAAGGTGCGTTCTTCAGTTAAGAAGCGGTGTGCCCACTGTGTGGTTGTGCGACGCCGGGGCAAAGTGCGGGTAATTTGCAAGCGCGAGCCCAAGCACAATCAGCGGCAGGGTTAGATGTCAAACAGCAGGTAGCCGGTGGCGAAGTTCATTTTTATCTCCGGCGGGGTGGTTTCTTCGCTGGGTAAAGGAATCGCCACCGCATCAATCGGTTTGCTCCTGAAAAGTCGCGGGTTAAGGGTCGTGCCGTTGAAGTTTGACCCTTATATCAATGTTGACCCGGGAACGATGAGTCCGTTTCAACACGGCGAGGTGTTTGTGACCGATGACGGGGCAGAGACCGATTTGGATTTAGGCCATTATGAGCGGTTTATTGGCCGGGCACTTTCCCGGGACAACAATCTGACCGCCGGGCAGATTTACTCGGCGGTAATTGAAAAGGAACGCCGGGGCGGTTATCTGGGCAAGACGATTCAGGTTGTACCCCATATTACCGGTGAGATAAAGGAGCGGATTCGGAAGGTTGCACGAGGTCAGGATGTGGTGCTGGTGGAAATTGGTGGTACGGTGGGTGATATTGAGGGGCTGCCGTTTCTTGAGGCGGCACGGCAGTTTGCCCTTGAAGAGGGAAAGGAAAATGTCCTTTACATCCATCTGACCCTGGTTCCTTTTATCCGTACATCGGGCGAATACAAGACCAAACCGACCCAGCACTCGGTCAACAAACTCCGGGAGATAGGTATTCAGCCCGACATTTTGCTCTGCCGCGCCGAAACACCATTACCCCCTGATGCCAAGGAGAAGATTGCGCTTTTCTGTAATGTCCGGCGGGAGGCGGTGATTGAGGCGATTGATGTCGCCAATATTTACGAAATCCCGTTGGTGTTTCAGCGTCAGGGTCTTGACGATTTAATTGTTCGGCTGTTAAGGATAAAACGGCAGCGGTCGGCGTCCGGCAAGGACGGCATTTTAAGACGGTGGCGTGAGTTTGTCCAGAAGCAGCAGGCGGCAAAAACTGATTTGCGCATTGGTTTGTGCGGAAAGTATGTTGGGTTGCACGATTCGTACAAGTCGGTAATTGAGGCGATTCATCATGCGGCGGCAGCGGTAGGGGTTCGGCCCGTGATTGAGTTTATTGAAGCGGAGGAACTGACATCAAGAAATGTTGCCGAGCGACTTAAAGGTCTTGCGGGCGTGATTGTGCCCGGCGGTTTTGGTGTGCGGGGAATGGCAGGAAAAATTGAGGCGGTCACCTATTGCCGGGAGCACAGGTTGCCGTTTTTGGGTTTGTGTGTTGGGTTGCAGATTGCGGTGATTGAGTTTGCGCGCCGGGTGTGCGGGCTTGAGAGCGCCAATTCTACCGAGTTCGACACCAGGACCCGGTATCCGGTAATTTATCTGATGCCGGGACAAAGGAGCCGAAAGCAGAAAGGCGGCACGATGCGTCTCGGCGCCTACCCCTGCGTAATTCAACCCGGCACGGTTGCCTATCGTTGTTATCGGCGCCGGCTGATTTCGGAGCGGCACCGGCATCGATATGAGGTGAACAATCGGTTTCTTCCGTTGCTTGCCCGATACGGGATGGTGGCATCAGGCATTTCTCCGGATGGGAAACTTGTTGAAATCATTGAACTTAAATCTCATCCCTTTTTCCTTGCCACCCAGTTTCATCCGGAGTTCAAATCGCGGCCCTTAGCCCCACATCCTTTGTTTGTTTCGTTCCTTAGAGCCGGCTATAACCGTCAACTTCAAAGCCGGGACGATGTTGATAAACGCGATTCTCGCAACAGTTCGCATCCTGCCTCCTGAGTTAGCGGTAATTCTTGTCCGGTTAATTCTCTTAATTTACCTCACAGTTCGGGCTGATTATCGCCGGGAGATAAATACCAATTATCGGGTAATATTTGGCCGGGAGCGCCGGTGGTTCTGGGTGCGCAATGCCTGGCGGGTAGGCAGAAACCTGGCGTTGATGGCAAAAATTGGCACGAATTTTGCTTATGAACTTATTGACAGGGTGCTGGTTTATGGAGAAAATAATAATATAAAGAGCCGAAGTCGGGAACAGGAATTGCATATGCTAATGGCTTCATTTCACTTCGGAGTGTGGGAGTATTTGCCGCAGATTTTTGCCCAGCGGTCTGACAGTGTTGCGGTAGTGGTTTCGGAACAGCGAAACCCGGTGCTGGACTTCTGGCTCAAAAAGTTGAGAACGGGTCACGGGGTTAAACTGATATTTCAAATCAGCCAGCTTTTTCGGAGATTGTCAAGCCCGGGAATAACCGGGTTTATGCTTGACAATACCAGCCGGGGCCGTGCGGTCTGGATTCAACTTGCTGGTCCGGTTGATGGTTCTCAATTGATGTTTCGGGTTCCGGCTTTACCATTTCAGGTTTTGACGCGGCTGGCGAACGAGAGAAAGGTTGAGGTGAAGGGGGTTGTGCCGGTGTTCGGATATCTAAGACGGGGCAGGCTGGTTGTGCGGATATTCCCGGCGGGCGATGAGGAGAACGCAATCCGGGCGCTTTTCACGATGATTAGCGAGATGCCTGAGGAGTGGATATTCTGGGGTAAGGCGGGTGCGGTGCAAAGGTTGGTTGAGGCGGGATAATGGTACGGCTGAGGGCTTACGTATTTTTTATATTTATTCTATTGGGTGTTCGCTGCAAAGAGGGCTCAATGCCGGATGTTAGCGAAGGGTTGCCGGACCAGATTGTACACGAGTTTGTGCTGCAGGAGTCGGCAAGTGGTCGGCGACTTTACCGGCTGACAGCGATTGAGGCGGTGGTACTTGAACGGGAGGGACGAAT
This genomic interval carries:
- a CDS encoding DegT/DnrJ/EryC1/StrS family aminotransferase, which codes for MNSCRIPFYDLRSENIEFKPEFEKALSRIIDSGRFVLGDELKKFEQTLALYLGVPQVIGLKSGTDALFYGMKALGIGPGDEVITTPFTFPATVEAILRTGAVPVLADIEPETLCLSPLAVEEKISFRTKAIVLVHLFGNCPALDRFITICQQKGIFLVEDAAQALGSTYQERKLGSFGTVATFSFYPTKNLGALGNGGAIASVALPISCPTSARLDELQAAFLLLKLNHLEKWLARRRQLAHRYSTALNQYVRIVQSVPDSTVNYHQFALLTPQRDKLRDFLFANGIETMIYYPKPIHLQPGFVSLFNNQSFPVAEKASDEIVCLPIRHNLTDAEQDVIINKIIDFFACL
- the infA gene encoding translation initiation factor IF-1, with the protein product MAKKDVIQLEGVVTESLPNATFRVQLDNGHLVLAHISGKMRMNWIRILPGDRVTVELSPYDLTRGRIVYRFK
- the map gene encoding type I methionyl aminopeptidase gives rise to the protein MALYIKSPVEVEGIRQAGKIAAELLRLLEGQVAPGVSLKELEDFCARFIREAGAVPTFLGYQGFPAAVCISVNEEVVHGIPDHRVLQEGDVVKVDVGVTKKGFIADAARTYQVGRVAAEVARLVEKTEEAFYQGLKFARAGYRVGDISAAIQRFVEEQGFSVVRELHGHGVGIELHEEPTVPNFGTPGKGRELVKGMTIAIEPMVNMGSPKVKTRANGWTVVAADGKPSAHYENTVLITDGEPEILTV
- the alr gene encoding alanine racemase; translated protein: MENHFGRVWAEIDLDALKHNILEVRQQIGNRQLLFAIKADAYGHGLREIARASYHLVDAYGVASIEEGVSCRLAGVKETPILVLSPVPKEGIPELIAHRLTPTVTELSFAQALSEQAITHNTVIPVHIEVDTGMGRTGVSVDEALDFIIKVVQLPGVKLTGVFTHFPAADTDIFFTQHQVKSYNRLLEQLAEKGITGFLRHAANSAGCLNIPEAHLDMVRPGLVLYGIMPLSYHFGHRRAPLDLKPVMTLRSRIVNLRHFPAGTSVSYERTYFTTRPSRIAVISVGYGDGYPHSLTNKGYCLVHGKKAPVVGNVSMDLTMLDVTDIPEAKLGDTVTLLGAADGKKICANELALLAGTIPYEIICRVSPRVPRIYLSNGKITHIKTLLHNE
- a CDS encoding CTP synthase, with product MAKFIFISGGVVSSLGKGIATASIGLLLKSRGLRVVPLKFDPYINVDPGTMSPFQHGEVFVTDDGAETDLDLGHYERFIGRALSRDNNLTAGQIYSAVIEKERRGGYLGKTIQVVPHITGEIKERIRKVARGQDVVLVEIGGTVGDIEGLPFLEAARQFALEEGKENVLYIHLTLVPFIRTSGEYKTKPTQHSVNKLREIGIQPDILLCRAETPLPPDAKEKIALFCNVRREAVIEAIDVANIYEIPLVFQRQGLDDLIVRLLRIKRQRSASGKDGILRRWREFVQKQQAAKTDLRIGLCGKYVGLHDSYKSVIEAIHHAAAAVGVRPVIEFIEAEELTSRNVAERLKGLAGVIVPGGFGVRGMAGKIEAVTYCREHRLPFLGLCVGLQIAVIEFARRVCGLESANSTEFDTRTRYPVIYLMPGQRSRKQKGGTMRLGAYPCVIQPGTVAYRCYRRRLISERHRHRYEVNNRFLPLLARYGMVASGISPDGKLVEIIELKSHPFFLATQFHPEFKSRPLAPHPLFVSFLRAGYNRQLQSRDDVDKRDSRNSSHPAS
- a CDS encoding adenylate kinase, with product MRLVLLGPPGSGKGTQAELLASRLGFVHYSTGEVFREQISRRTPLGLKVESYVVSGGLVPDEIVLEVVEQFIRDHTGKPVVFDGFPRTIPQAQGLDALLGRMGLELSLVVLVDLSDDEVVRRLSSRRQCKVCGKIYNLTFSPPKKEGVCDECGGELYQRDDDREETIRARLRIYKEQTSPLIDYYEKQGKLIRLDGALGRDRVFERLSALVNATR
- the rpmJ gene encoding 50S ribosomal protein L36 codes for the protein MKVRSSVKKRCAHCVVVRRRGKVRVICKREPKHNQRQG
- a CDS encoding DUF1844 domain-containing protein gives rise to the protein MSNENSQNQTPEEIPATLSALILSIAATALHYLGRPLTGESTKTELNLPLARHTIDTLEMLKTKTEGNRSTEETELLNDLLYQLRLAYLQATQKPAENPENKT